A stretch of DNA from Bradyrhizobium algeriense:
ACAGGTTTCAAATCGCGACACTGATCGAAAGCCTATCGCGATCGGTCGAGTTGCTCACCGTTGACATCGAGCACGAAGAGACGCGCGCGGGTGTTCGCGACTTGTCTGAACCAGCGTACCCGGTGTTGGCGCGGAGCCTCAGGTCGCGGAGAGATAACATTCAGGCTACCTTGGCATCGTTGGGGGCGGTGGTTCATGCATCCGAGGCGGCCTGAGACTGCGTAACGGCAGTCGCTCAAGCAGTTCGTAGCATGGGTAGAGCCAACGGGTCCGGCCTTCGGCCGGCCCGATGATAAACTCCGCGAAACCCATCATCTCTGTTGATCGGAATGCAAGGAGGGGTTTCGCTTTCGCTCCACCGATTCTACACGCTACCTGGGACTGCGCCCATGGCCATCACGGCAAGACCCATTGCAACGCATGATCTCACGCTGATTTGCGAGCACCGCGAGCGGATGTTTGCCGAGTACGGCCGCACGCGCGAAGCCTTGCGGCCGATGACTTCGGCTTTCGAGCAATGGCTTTCGCCGCGACTGGCAGACGGGAGCTATTTTGGATGGATGCTCGAGGAGGCCGGCGTCGTGATCGCGGGCCTCGGCATGTCCTATGCAATCCTTCATGCGACCTGGCAGGGCCGCCCGCTGTATGAAAAGCTTGGGTGGCAGCCGACGAGCGAGATGGCGATCCGCTGGGAGTAGCCCGTAGGATGGGTGGAGCCAACGGGTCCGGCCTTCGGCCGGCCCGAAACTCCACGATACCCATTACCGCCGATGATCAGAATGATGGGTTTCGCTACGCTCTACCCATCCTACACCTGCTGCCGCGGCGGTCCTTTATGGTCTGGGGGTTGCTTTGCTTCCGCGTGGATGCGCGCGGTTCTTTGGGTGAGGTGGGTTTGGTTGATAGGCGAAGGCGTTGTGGTTGTCCTTCAGGAACGGATCGCGGAAGCAGTCGCCGCCGATACCCGTCGACATCGCCTTGCATTGCTCCATCGTGTCAAATCCGCAGCTGGTCATATGGCCGGTGACATCCTGCCGGCAAAACTCCTTTGCGTTTGCCTGATCTCCGGTCATCGCGCCAAGCGCAACAATGGCGAACATTGCTGCAACAGGCGCGCCGACTTTCAAGAATTCTTTCATCATCGTCTCTTCATGCTGTTGGTTTGGCGTAGCCCCTGGCCGCGAGCTATGTCGTCAGAGACGGTTGTGCGAGTGCGTTCAACGGGTCTTGAAGGCATGACAGTCATGTGAAGCGTCGCTCGCAATGACGCAAAGAGCCGTTGGCTCCATCCGGGCTACGAAGAGGCGTGTCTCGCCGCCTTCACGGATTCCATCCGCCGCTGCCGTACGGGCGGGTGATGATTTCGAGGAGGTGACCGTTGAGATCCTCGAAGTAGACGCCGCGTCCGCCGTCGTGGTGATTGATCTCGCCCGGTTGCTTCCGCGCCGGATCGGCCCACCAGGCCAGCTTGCGTTGCCGAACGCGGCCAAAAATCTCGTCGAATTCAGCTTCGCTGACCAGGAAGGCGTAATGCTGCGGCGCGATTTCGTCGGTGTCCATGTAATCGAGATAGGCCCCGTTCTCGGTGACGACCATCTCGAATGGCCCCCAGTGCTTCGGGGCCGGAAGGTTCAATATCTCGGTCAGGAATTTCGCCGAGGCCTTGCTGTCGCGTGCCGACAGGATCGTGTGGTTGAAATGGACCGCCATGTCGCTTCTCCCTGGGTAAGCGTTCTCGCCCAACGGCTCCAACGCTTAACCAGCGCAACTTCGGTTGAGTTCCATTTTTTGGAAATGCACTCAAATCGCTTTCGGCTGCCGGGCAGTCGCGGAATTTCCGCGACGCGATCAGAGCCTCACTCGATCCGCGCGATCTTCGCATCGTCGATCACCTTCGACCATTTCGCGATCTCGGAGCGGATCAGGACACGCATTTGCTCCGGCGTGCTGCCGCGCACTTCGCCGCCGGTTGCGGTTTCCAGCGCCTTCTTGACCGCGGGATCGGCGAGCATCGAGGCGGTTTCCGCGTTCAGCTTTTGCACGATGTCGGCCGGCGTGCCTTTCGGGGCGACAAGTCCGGCCCAGGTGCGGACGTCGTATCCCTTGAGTCCGGCTTCCTCGGCCGAAGGCACGTTCGGCAGCAAGGGCGTGCGGGTGGGCGAGGTCACCGCGAGGCCGCGGATGGCGCCGCTTTCGATCTGGCCTGCGAGCAGCACCGTGGTGCCGACGATCACAGGTACGTCGCCGCCGAGCAGCGAGGTGACGCTCGGCGCGTCGCCGCGGTAGGGGACGTGGACCATCTTGATCCCGGCGGTGGTGGTCAACAACTCGCCGGCGAGATGATGGGTGCTGCCGAAACCGACCGAGCCGAAAGACAGCTCGTTCGGCTTCGCCTTCGCCATCGCGATCAGGTCAGGCAGCGTCTTCGCAGGCGAATCCGCGCGCACGGCAATGACGAGGGCGTAATAGACCAGCGTCGAAACCATCTCGAAACTGTCGGTCGGCTCGTAAGCCAGTTTCTTGTAGAGCGTGCCCGAGATCGCGTGTGCGCCGGTCACGAGTCCCAGCGTATAGCCGTCGGACGCCGCATTGGCGATCGCTGCAGCGGCGATGTTTCCGCCGGCGCCCGGCTTGGCTTCCACGATGACCGGTTGTCCCAATCGCTTCGAAAGGCCGTCGGAAACAATGCGGGCGAGCGCGTCGGCGGCGCCTCCGGGCGAAAATCCGTGCAGCAAACGTATCGGGCGGTTCGGATAGGTTTGCGCATCCGCCAGCGACGGCGCGAGAGCGAACAGGGCTGCGATTGCAAACAGCGCCGATCGCCCCCATCGACCTCTCGATTGACCGGAAATCCCAGGCATCGTGTTTCTCTCCCTCTGTTTTGTTTTTTGCGCGTGTTTTTTATGAGCGCCGCGCTCAGGGCGGCTTCACCGCGCCGCGCATTTCCGGCGAAAATTCCAGCGCCGCCTTGTCGGGCCCGACGCCCCAGACGTCGCGCGGCAGGCCGACCCACGTTTTCGGCCGCTGCGGACGGTCACGGTGCCAGGGTCTTGGTTCGAAATAGCCGAGCTCTTCGTCGGCCATCATGTCCATGTCGTAGAACAATTCGATCAGGCAGCCGTCCGGACTGCGGTGATAGATCGCGACGTTGTGGCCCGGACCATGCCGCACCGGTCCCCACAGGATCGGAATCTTTCGGCGGCCGAGCAGGTCGCAGGCCTGGTGCATGTGCGAGGCATCGCGCAGCTCGAACGCCAGATGATGCAGCCGGCCGTCGGTGCCGCGGGCGAAATTCATCGAATGGTGCTCGAAGCCGCAGCGCATGAAGACGAAATTCTCCTCGATGCGGTCGGAGACCCGAAAGCCGAGGACGTCCTGATAGAACCGCGCGGTCGCTTGCGGGTCGGGCGCGCGCAGCGCGACGTGGCCGAGCTTGTTGACGACCAGGCCACGGAGCGGATCGATCGATTTGCAGAACTGCCACCGTGCAAACAGGTCGATGCGATGTCCGTCCGGATCGTTGAAGGTCAGCGTCTCTGAAACACCGGGCAGGCTGTCGCTTCTGATTTCCGATGCGATACCGCGATCGGCCAGCGAGCGCTGCAATTCGGCGAGGTCGGAATCGGGAGCAATTTCGAATGCGATCGCGCCGAGATGATTGTCGGTGGCCTGTTCGATGACCGTGGTGAGCTGGTCGGAGTCGCTGCCGAGATAGACACGCTTGCCGTCGCGGTTGATGACGCCGAGCCCGATCACGGATTGATAGTATTCCAGCAGGTGCTCCAGATCGGAGGTTGCCAGCGCCGTGTGCCTGACCCGCTTCACCCTGATCATCGCGTCCCCCTATCGAATTGAAACGACTGCTTGTCGGCTGGAGCAGCAATGCTATCAGCGCTGGCCGTCGTGCACGGAGATATCTGAGGCGGCCAATCCGCCGATGCGCGCATGCGGACGCCCGCCGGTCGCCATCACAAGCCCGAACGCGATCTCGTCGCGCCGCGGCGCGTCCCACACCGTCATCTCGGCGGTGCCAAAATGGCTGCGCACATAGGCCGCGTGGACGTGGCCGAGCGGAACCATCAGCCGCGTGCCGGGTCCGCCGATGGTTTTCGACGCCGGCACGATGGCCTTGGGATTGCCGAGCGCCTCGCGCGCCGCCCAGCCGCCGGCTTCGTGCCACACCGCGCCATGCTCGAGCTCGCCATCCTCGCCGACCACGATGCCCTTGCCGTAGGCTTCGATCCTCTCGGCGCCACCCAGCCGCGCAATGAGCGCGGCCGCGAGTTCGCGCCCAAGCTCGCGCAACGAAGCCTGGAACGGCATCAAGTCTGCCTCGTAGCGTCCCGCAAAGGGGTTGCGGATCACGGCGATGGACGTGCCGACGAGCAGGGGAGTAGCCAGCCGCGGCCCGCGCTCATGCCAGACCGTCTCGACGGTCAGCGCGGTCTTGCGAATGTCGTAAGCGGACATCGGCGCCTCACTCGTCGACGACGGGATTGCGCAGCACGCCGATGTTCTCGATCTCGACCTCGACGACGTCGCCGGGCTTGAGAAACTCCGGCGGCTTGCGCGTGAAGCCAACACCGGCCGGCGTTCCCGTCGCGATCACGTCGCCCGGCACCAGGTCGAAAATGGTCGAGCAGTAATTGATCAGCCGCGGGATCGAGAAAATCAGCATCGAGGTGTCGGACTTCTGCTCGACCTTGCCGTTGACGCGGGTCTCGAGCCTGAGTTTCGTCGGATCGCCGATCTCGTCCGGCGTCACCAGCCACGGACCGAACGGACCAGTGCCGACGAAATTCTTGCCGGAAGCGATCTGCTGGGCGTGGCGCTGCCAGTCGCGAACGCTGACGTCGTTGTAGATCGAATAGCCGGCGACGTGGTCGAACGCTGCCGCTTCCGGAATATGCCGGCCGCCTTTTCCGATCACGACCGCGAGTTCGCCTTCCCAATCGAGATTATCGGAAACCTTCGGCCGCACCACCGGCGCGTTGTGGGCGACCTGGGACCGCCACACGCGCAGGAAGATCGGCGGAAATTCGGTGATCTCGCGCTTCATGCCGAATGCCACCGCCTCGTTGTGGTGGTCGAGATAGTTGCGCACCGCGCAGACGATCTTTTCCGGCCGCGGAATGACGGGGAGAAATGTTATGTCGGCCAGCTTCGGGCCCGGCTTTTCGCTAGCTGCGAGCGCATCCCGGCAGGCGAAATCGGCACTCCCGACGAAGTCCGCCAGCGACGGATATTGCGGCAAGGCGCGGCCGAGATCGGCGACGCGGTCGCCGACCACCGCCCCCCAGCTTTCCCGACCATCCATGGCGAACGACAACAGCTTCATGCGCGGGCTCCTCCGGAACGCTGGATCTTTTTCGATAAAACTACTATTTTCGAAAATTGATGAAAATGCAAGCCGCCTGTTCAGGGAAACGGTCAGGATTCGGAAAAGGCCGGCCGGAGGGAGGCGTTGCTGCCGTCAATCGTTGACGCGCGTGTGGGCCGTGTATTCACGTTCGGTGTTGGTGCGGATGTGCCGCGCGATCGATTTCGCAGCGAGATCGCTGTTGCGCGCGACGCCGCCGGCATGATCGCGCGATGTTCACAGGCCTTGTCGCGCGACAGGGCGAACCAACTCCGCTATTGCAATAAATTTCGCAAACAATAATATTTTCGAAAATATGGAGGAATCGCATGACCGCGTTGATGAAAACCGTTCTCGTTCGCCAGGTCGGCGGCCCCGAAGCCCTTGAATATGTCGACGTGCCGCGTCCGGATCCGGGCCCGCACGACGTCGTGATCCGCGCCGAGGCGTTCGGCGTCGGCCAGCCGGATGTCCTGATCCGCCGCGGCGTCTACAAATGGATGCCGCCGCTGCCCGTGAACCCCGGCAATGATGTCGCCGGCATCGTGCACGCGGTCGGATCCGAGGTGAGCGGGATCGCAACCGGCCGGAAGGTGTTGCTGAGCGCCCGCGACCTCGCCCAGCGTGGCGGCTGTTACTCCGAGTTCGTCGCGGCGCCGGCCGACGCGGTGCATCTGCTCGCCGACAGCGTCGATCTGCAGGAAGCGGTGTGCCTCGCCAACTACCAGGTCGCCTGGGCGTTGCTGCATCAATGCGCGTCGACGCAACGGCCCGACAGCGCGCTGGTGATCGGCGCGGCCGGCGGCGTCGGCACGGCGCTGGTGCAACTTGGAAAACTGGCCGGGATGACCGTCATCGGCACGGTCAGCTCTGAAGAGAAAGCGGAGTTCGCGCGCCGCAATGGCGCCGACCACGTCATCCATTATCGCAACGAGGACGTCATCGCCCGCACCCGCGAGCTGACGCAGGGGCGCGGCGTCGGTCTCGTCCTCGACCATGTCGGCGGGCCCGATTTCGTCGGCTATATCCGGGCGCTCGGCAAGTGGGGCACGCTGGTGTCCTACAACGCCTTCGCCGGCCTGCCGCAGGAGAACCTGGTGGCGGCGATGCGCGACCATCTCGACACCTGCCCGGCGGTGCGCTGCTTCTCGTTCCACATTTACGACCACGACCGCGAAGGCCGCCGGGCGTTGATGCGCGAAGTGATCGGCGCGCTCGAGCGCTGCGCGATCCGCCCGGCCATCTCGGCACGGTTGAAGCTTGCCGAAGTCCGCAAGGCCCATTCCCTGCTCGAACAGGGATCGGCGCTGGGCAAGATCGTGATGACGCCGTGAGACAGGGATTGGACGCGTCGGGATCCTCGCAACGGCAGCAATCGCCGCGCCCTGTCCGTACTGCGCGCTGATCGAGCACAGCGCGCAGCGCTTCGTCAAATGCGCGGTCGCCTCAATACCGCAATCAGCGGCAACGAGAACCGCGCCATGCCGGCGGCTTTAATCGCAGTAGACCGACCTGCCATAGCCGTCGTCGCATCGCGCCCGCGCGCGATAGGGCACCGGCAGAGGCGGCCTCGGCGCATATTCCGGCGCGTAGTCGTATTCCTGCGCGTAATAGCGCTCCCGAGCGTAGTAATGTTCGGGATAGGCGGGCGCGCGTTCGACATAGGCCGGTTGCGCGGCGTAGGCCGGCCCGTACTCGCCATAGACCGCTGCCGGTGCACGGTATGCAGGGGCCGGCGTTCCGTAATAGGAGGGCTGCCGATATCCGTAACCGGGTTCCGCGTAAGGCGGTTGCCGATAGGTCGGTCCCGGACGCACATAGACGTCTGCGGAAGGCGCGTAGATTCCGCCCGGCGCCACGTAAACGGATGACAGATCGCTGGCCGCGCCGGCTGCCGAGTACAGCACAACAAAGGCCAGCGTGAGTGATGATCGGTACATGTGTGTCGCCTCCAACAATGCAGCCCCGCACCCAGCATATGATTAATTTTCGCTAAACAAATCGCGAGGTGCAATGATATTCTGCGCGAAGAAGTGTGCCATTTCTGGACTGCTCACAGCGCAGTTCGTGAGTTGAGGAACTGCGCAGCGCGATCGAGTGCGCAGTCCAGCAATCGTCGTGATTGTAATTTCCGTCATTGCTGTCGAATGACGGTCAAACATCTGCAGGATCGCCCACGATGAGTGACTTCAGCATCCGCAGCATGCGGGCGGACGAAATCCGGTTGGCCGTGGATTGGGCCGCGGCTGAAGGCTGGAATCCGGGGCTTGCCGACGACGCGTGCTTTGCTTCCGTCGATCCGGACGGCTTCTTCATCGCAGAGATCGATGGGCTGCCTGCCGCGACGGTCTCCTGCGTCAATTACGGCGCGAGCTTTTCCTTTCTCGGCTTTTACATCGTGCGGGCGGATCTGCGCGGCCATGGCTACGGCCTGCGCATATGGAATGCGGCCATCGCGCACGCCGGCCCGCGCGTGATCGGGCTCGATGGCGTGACGGCGCAGCAGGAGAACTACAGGAAGTCCGGCTTTCAGCTTGCTTACGCCAATGTCCGTTACGGCGGCACAGTTGCCACGCCCGCCGCGCCGCGGGCTGAAATCATAGCGTTGTCCGATGTCCCGATAGCGGCAGTGGAAGCGGACGACGCCACCGTGTTTCCGGCGCGGCGGCCCGCGTTCCTGCGGGCCTGGATCGGCGCGCCCGGCCATGTCGGTTGCGCGGTCGTGCGGGATGGCAGGCCCGCCGGCTGGGGCGTGATCCGTCCCTGCCGGAAGGGTTTCAAGATCGGTCCGCTGGTGGCCGACGACCGCGCCACCGCCGAAGCGGTGCTGTCCGCCTTGCTCGCCAGGGTGGGCGGCGGCGAGATTTTTCTGGATGTGCCCGGCATCAACCGCGAGGCCGTCGCTCTCGCACAGGATTTTGGACTCGCGCCGGTGTTCGAGACGGCCCGCATGTATACCGGCGCGATTCCGCCGCTGCGGCTGGAGCGGGTGTTCGGCGTCACCAGCTTTGAGCTGGGGTAGGTGAGTAGGATGGGTAGAGCCAACGGGTCCGGCCTTCGGCCGGCCCGATGATAAACTCCGCGAAACCCATCATCTTTGTTGACGGCTTCGCTCTACCCGTCCTACGGATTTGCGTCTCCAGCCGGGTCGTCCCGCCGTGATACGGCGAATATCTCCCAGCTCACCATGAACATCGCGGCAATCAACGGGCCGATGACAAAGCCGTTGAGGCCGAACGCTTCGATGCCGCCGAGCGTCGAGATCAGCACGATGTAGTCCGGCAGCTTGGAGCCCTTGCCGACCAGGAAGGGACGCAGCAGATTGTCCACCAATCCGATGACGAGCACGCCATAGACGATCAGCCCGATGCCCTGCCAGATGGCGCCGGTGGCCAGGAAGTAGATCGCGACCGGAAGCCAGACCAGCGCGGCGCCGACCGCCGGGATCAGCGACAGGAACGCCATCAGCACCGCCCATAGCAGGGCTGCGTGGATTCCCAAGAACCAGAACGCGATGCCGCCGAGCATGCCTTGCGTCATCGCGACGAGGATGCCGCCCTTCACGGTGGCGCGGACGACGTCGGCGAACCGGGCGAACAGCGCCGCCTTCTGCTCGCCGCGCAGCGGAATGGCTTCCCTGATCCGTTCGGCCAGCGCCCGGCCGTCACGCAACAGGAAGAACAACAAATAAAGCATGATGCCGAGGCGGATCACGAAATCGAACGTGTTCATGCCGATGCTGAGCGCCTGCGGGGCGAGAACCTGCCCGCCCGTCATGAGGCCGGAAGCGAGCTTTTCGCGCAGGGCTGAAAAATCGGTGAGGTTGAGCCGCTCGAGCAATCCGGTTGCCCACGCCGGCAGGGCGTCGAATATCCGCTGCAGGTAGCTGCCGAAATTGTACTCTCCGGACTGGATTTTCGCGAACAGGCTTGACGCTTCCTGCGCCAGCGAAGCCGCGATCATCGCCAGCGGCAGCAGGACGATGGCGATGATGATCAGGACGGTGATGGCGGCCGCGAGGCTTGGCCTGCCCTGCATCGATTGCAGCAGCCTTCGATAGACGGGTGCGAAAAGCACCGCCACGACGACGGCCCAGAGAACTGCGCCATAGAACGGATACAGCACCCAGGCAAAGGCCAGCGTGACGGCGACAAGCAGCAGCAGGAAGCCTTGGTGTTCGATCCTTTGCACGGCGGTCTCGCTTTCCCAGCTTTCGGATTGGGCCCGGTTGTAGTGGATCGGGGCCGACGAAAACAGGAAACTTTTGCCGGCTTGCCGCCTTCGCTTTACCTATGGCTCATTTCACCAGGGCTTATTTCACCAAGACTTATTTTACCAAGACTTATTTTACCAGGACTTGGCCGACCATGCCGGCCTCGCGATGGCCGGGGATCAGGCACGAATATTCGAACGTGCCGGCGTGAGTGAACCTCCAGAGGATCTCGGCCGATTTCTTCGGTGCAAGCCGAACGTCGTTCGGTTCGTCATGCTCCATATGCGGGTTCTCCATCATCGCCTTGGCGTGTTTCAGATTTTCTGCCGTGGTGGCGAGCAGGAATTCGTGATCGTCGGTGCCGGTGTTGCGGATCACAAAGCGGATCTGTTCGCCGCGGTTCACCTCGATGCGGGCGGGCGCGTAGGCCATCTCGCTCATCCCGACCTCGATGATGCGGGAAGGCTTTTTGGGGTCGCCGGGCTCGCCCGCCGCATAGCTTTGGTGGGCGTGCTGCTCATGGCTGTGTGCTGGAGGCGGCAGGGCTGAAAGCGCTGTTAGCGCCAGCAGGATTGTCACAATGGTTTTCATTCGATGTTCCTTCTCGTGTTTTCGAAATGCGCTGTGCATGGCGCGAGACGCCGCAAACTGCGCAGACATGATTGAATTCTCCGACGACCATGGGCATGCGCGCGCTCGTGGCGCGGCTGCCCACGTCGTTACGTCAGAGATCAGGCGATGGGGGGACGATAGAGCAGCGGGGGCGCCTTGCCCGGCAGACGCTGAAAGTTCTCGGAGACGCAGAGCGAGATCGGCGGCGAGGGCTTTGCGATGGCGGGCAGATCGGCCGCGATCGCCGAAACGCAGAGCATGGCGCAGCACGGTTCCATAGCGCCCTTGCCGTCGTGCTGATGCTTGGCCGGCTCGGGCATAGCGTGACCGGCATCGGCCTGACGCACAGCATGCTGATCCGCCTGCATCTCATGATGCCGGTGCGAGGCGGCATGCTCCGGCTGCGCGTCTTCATGGACATGTGCAGCGGTAGCCGTTCCGGGCTGATGCATGAAACACGATGCGGCATCGCCAAGCGCCAGCGCCACGCCGGGCGCAAGCACGCAAAACAGATAAAGCAGGGCGACAAACCACCCCGCCTTGGCGCGCATCGGCCTCGTCAAGCGAACGAACATGGCGGGGAAACTAATACCCGCGGCCGATTCAGCCAAGGTGCCGACAGGCGCTGCCCCATCACATCTGCATGCCCAATATCGCGGCAATGTGGCTTGACGTTAGGCAAATAGCCTAGGAAATTGCGTCGGCCGTGGCAATTTCTTCTGAACTCACCGGAGATTCCGATCTGTTCGTTCCCGACTCGCGCCGGGCATGGATCCGGCTTGCCGTAGCCGTCCTGATCGGCTCGCTCGGCAGCGTCGGCATGTGGTCGGTGGTGGTCGCACTTCCCGTGGTGCAGACCGAGTTCGCCGCGAGCCGCGGCACCGCCTCGCTGGCGTTCACGATGATCATGCTCGGATTCGGTTCCGGCGGGGTGCTGACCGGCAAGATCACCGACCGCTACGGCATCGTCACCGCCATCGGGCTCGGCATCGGCATTTTGGGCTTAGGCTATGTCGTCGCGGGAATGTCATCCTCGATCTGGCAATTCATCCTGGTGCATTTCGCGATCGGGCTTTCCTCCTCGGCTACTTTCGGCCCGCTGATGGCGGAGGCCTCGCACTGGTTCGACCGCTACCGCGGGCTCGCGGTCGCCATCGCCGCCAGCGGCAATTACATCGGCGGTGCGATCTGGCCGCCGCTGGTGAACTGGGGCATCCAGACCTATCAGTGGCGCGCCACCCACATCGCGATCGGCATCTTCACGGCGGTGGCGATGGCCCTGGCGCTGATCGCCTTGCGGATGCTGATGGGGGCGGCGACCCAGCGCGACCACGAGAATGCGCCGCCGCCGCGCGTCGACCTGCGCCTTTCCACCAATGCGCTGACCGCGATCCTGGGGCTCGCCAGCATTGCTTGCTGCGTGGCAATGGCGATGCCGCAGGTTCATATCGTGGCCTATTGCGGCGATCTCGGCTATGGCGTGGCGCGCGGCGCCGAAATGCTGTCGCTGATGCTGGGCTTTGGTATCATCAGCCGGATCGGCTCGGGCTTCCTCGCCGACAAGATCGGCGGCATCCGCACGCTGCTGATCGGCTCGGTGGCGCAGGGCACCGCGCTGCTGTTCTATTTGTTCTTCGACGGCCTGACCTCGCTCTACATCATCTCCGCGATGTTCGGTCTGTTCCAGGGCGGCATCGTGCCGAGCTACGCGATCATCGTGCGCGAGGCGATGCCGGCGTCGGAAGCCGCGACACGCGTGGGCATCGTGATCTTCGCCTCCGTGTTCGGCATGTCGTTCGGTGGCTGGGTCTCGGGCGCGATCTTCGACGCCTACGGCTCCTACGGCGCGGCCTTCGCCAACGGGCTGGCGTGGAACGCGCTCAACATCGGCATCATGCTGCTGCTGTTGATGCGCGCGCGGCAGCGGCTGGCGATGGCGTGAGGGCCGACCCCGGAACCTGGCAGGGCAATCATGCCGTTCGCGATCAAAGCCGAAATCCACGATCCGCGCGCCAAGTCGTTCTCGTTCATCGCGCAAAAGACGATGTATGGCGGCAAACATATCGCCGAAGGCGACACGGTCTTTGTGTTCGCAAGCGAGAACGAGGGCGGGCAAGGCCTCATCGCGCGCGGCATTGTCACCTCAGCCCAGGCGATTGCAAAGAGGCGCGGCATCGTCAGGCAAACTCCGCGTGTGAGCATCGCCATCAGACGCACTGCACTCGCGAAGCGGCCGCTCGGGCGGAGCGAACTCAAACGATTCAGCGAGTGGGATGACGGTCGACCCCAGACCGAACTCAGCTTCAAATTCTATCGTCAGGCAACGAACAAGATCGTCGGCGTCTCGGACGAGGCCGCGGAGTTCCTGGGCGAATTCTTCTAGCGCGATGGAGATCAGGCCGACTGCCCGGCCTTCAGCAGCGAACATCCTGTGATCTTCAAACTGCCATCCGGCTGCTGCTCCAGCGTGTACATCGCCTCCCACGCTTCGCCATTGTCGTCGACGATGTGGACGTGCTGGGCGATCCGCCCCTGGGCCGCGCGCGCCTCGCCGAATTCGAAACTCTTGTGGCGATAGACCGGCGGATAGGCTTGCTGGACCATTTGCATGAAGATGTCGGCCTGCGGGAATAGCTGTTTGATCTCGGGCGCGGCGTGCGAATAGGCTGCTGCGGCGTCATCGCGGCTGAATGCCTGCTCCTGTGCGCGGATCACGCTCTGCGCGGCGGAAACGTCGTCGGCGGTGGCGGGCGCGGCGAGGCCGAACAGAAACACGAGAAGCAGGACGATGGCGCGCATGGGGTTGCTCCGTTGGCGATGCCCATGAGCTACGTTTTACATCGCAACTGGTTTCCTGTCCGCGCCATTCTCGCTACGAATCCCGGGCATGCCATATCACCCGGGCGTCCACCGGCCTACCGGATCGATCCGCCAAAATTGTCGATATCGGGCGCGGGGCGGGCGGGAAACAGTTTTGCGCTGCATCGGTTCAGTTCAGCGGCCCGCCGGGACCGTCAGAGATCGATCGTGATCTCGATGGTTGCGACGTCGCCGAAGCGGGCGCGAACATGCTGGCCGGCGCGGATCGGCAGCATGCCAGTCATCGAGCCGGTGGAGATCGTCTCGCCTGCGCGAAGTCCGTCGCCCCATTGGCGGCGCTGCTCGGCCAGCCACCATAGCGGCCGCAGCGGATCGCCCATGACGTCGGCGCCGACGCCCTCGCGGCGCAGCGCGCCGTCGACCTCAAGCCGCACGGGTACGGAGGCAAGTCCCTCGCGCCAGGTCTCGATGCGATCACCAAAGACATAACGTCCCGATGCGCTGCCATCAGCGAGAATGCCGGGCAGCGGCGGCAGGGCCTTTCGCGGATAACGGCATTCCGCCACTTCGATGCCCGCATGAACCTCGGCGATCGCCTCGATGGTTTCGGGAAACGTCCAGGGCGCGTCTCTCGGCGGCAGGTCGTGCGCGAGCGTGACGAAGAACTCGCATTCGATCAGCGGGTCGAGCAACTCGGCGGCCTTGAAATGCGCAGGCGAAGCGCAGGCAAAGCGGCGGAACGTCCTGCCGTAGATCGGTCCGTCCAGTTGCAA
This window harbors:
- a CDS encoding GNAT family N-acetyltransferase; the encoded protein is MSDFSIRSMRADEIRLAVDWAAAEGWNPGLADDACFASVDPDGFFIAEIDGLPAATVSCVNYGASFSFLGFYIVRADLRGHGYGLRIWNAAIAHAGPRVIGLDGVTAQQENYRKSGFQLAYANVRYGGTVATPAAPRAEIIALSDVPIAAVEADDATVFPARRPAFLRAWIGAPGHVGCAVVRDGRPAGWGVIRPCRKGFKIGPLVADDRATAEAVLSALLARVGGGEIFLDVPGINREAVALAQDFGLAPVFETARMYTGAIPPLRLERVFGVTSFELG
- a CDS encoding AI-2E family transporter, with the protein product MQRIEHQGFLLLLVAVTLAFAWVLYPFYGAVLWAVVVAVLFAPVYRRLLQSMQGRPSLAAAITVLIIIAIVLLPLAMIAASLAQEASSLFAKIQSGEYNFGSYLQRIFDALPAWATGLLERLNLTDFSALREKLASGLMTGGQVLAPQALSIGMNTFDFVIRLGIMLYLLFFLLRDGRALAERIREAIPLRGEQKAALFARFADVVRATVKGGILVAMTQGMLGGIAFWFLGIHAALLWAVLMAFLSLIPAVGAALVWLPVAIYFLATGAIWQGIGLIVYGVLVIGLVDNLLRPFLVGKGSKLPDYIVLISTLGGIEAFGLNGFVIGPLIAAMFMVSWEIFAVSRRDDPAGDANP
- a CDS encoding cupredoxin family protein; this encodes MKTIVTILLALTALSALPPPAHSHEQHAHQSYAAGEPGDPKKPSRIIEVGMSEMAYAPARIEVNRGEQIRFVIRNTGTDDHEFLLATTAENLKHAKAMMENPHMEHDEPNDVRLAPKKSAEILWRFTHAGTFEYSCLIPGHREAGMVGQVLVK
- a CDS encoding MFS transporter, which encodes MAISSELTGDSDLFVPDSRRAWIRLAVAVLIGSLGSVGMWSVVVALPVVQTEFAASRGTASLAFTMIMLGFGSGGVLTGKITDRYGIVTAIGLGIGILGLGYVVAGMSSSIWQFILVHFAIGLSSSATFGPLMAEASHWFDRYRGLAVAIAASGNYIGGAIWPPLVNWGIQTYQWRATHIAIGIFTAVAMALALIALRMLMGAATQRDHENAPPPRVDLRLSTNALTAILGLASIACCVAMAMPQVHIVAYCGDLGYGVARGAEMLSLMLGFGIISRIGSGFLADKIGGIRTLLIGSVAQGTALLFYLFFDGLTSLYIISAMFGLFQGGIVPSYAIIVREAMPASEAATRVGIVIFASVFGMSFGGWVSGAIFDAYGSYGAAFANGLAWNALNIGIMLLLLMRARQRLAMA
- a CDS encoding DUF4864 domain-containing protein — protein: MRAIVLLLVFLFGLAAPATADDVSAAQSVIRAQEQAFSRDDAAAAYSHAAPEIKQLFPQADIFMQMVQQAYPPVYRHKSFEFGEARAAQGRIAQHVHIVDDNGEAWEAMYTLEQQPDGSLKITGCSLLKAGQSA
- a CDS encoding 2-keto-4-pentenoate hydratase, producing MKSISGKQEELANLLVRARRNVSQFSLPDDLVPDTALEAYAVNQTVAERLGWEPLGWKIAGTTDAVRGKLQLDGPIYGRTFRRFACASPAHFKAAELLDPLIECEFFVTLAHDLPPRDAPWTFPETIEAIAEVHAGIEVAECRYPRKALPPLPGILADGSASGRYVFGDRIETWREGLASVPVRLEVDGALRREGVGADVMGDPLRPLWWLAEQRRQWGDGLRAGETISTGSMTGMLPIRAGQHVRARFGDVATIEITIDL